From Fundulus heteroclitus isolate FHET01 chromosome 14, MU-UCD_Fhet_4.1, whole genome shotgun sequence, the proteins below share one genomic window:
- the klc2 gene encoding kinesin light chain 2, whose amino-acid sequence MSTMVYPRDDALERLTQDEIVLNTKAVMQGLETLRGEHAQLLNSLLDCAQPPIAQEKSGLLRKNLEDIELGLGEAQVIIALSSHLSAVESEKQKLRAQVRRLCQENQWLRDELAETQHKLQRSEQSVAQLEEEKKHLEFMNQIKKIDDDVSMSEEKSQSSGGSGGKGAGGGGDSSKDSLDDLFPNEDDQGTAQPSGEAAAQQGGYEVPNRLRTLHNLVIQYASQGRYEVAVPLCKQALEDLEKSSGHDHPDVATMLNILALVYRDQNKYKEATHLLNDALAIREKTLGKDHPAVAATLNNLAVLFGKRGKYKEAEPLCKRALGIREKVLGRSHPDVAKQLNNLALLCLNQAKYDEVEYYYKRALEIFESKLGGDDPSVARTKNNLATCYLKQGKFKDAETLYKEILTRAHEKEFGSVNNDNKPIWMHAEEREESKSKQKDSGPYVEYGSWYKACKVDSPTVNTTLKSLGALYRRQGKLEAAETLEECATKSRKQGFDAINQSKVVELLKDGPGGGSDRRHSRDGPGGRGDGEGDDSAEWNGEGNGSLRRSGSFGKIRDALRRSSEMLVKKLQGSGPQEPRNPGMKRASSLNFLNKSAEETTQDANSGLSDSRGLSASNVDLTRRSSLIG is encoded by the exons ATGTCCACCATGGTGTACCCGCGTGACGACGCCCTGGAGCGGCTGACCCAGGACGAGATCGTCCTCAACACCAAGGCCGTCATGCAGGGCCTGGAGACGCTGCGCGGCGAACACGCGCAGCTCCTCAACTCGCTCCTGGACTGCGCCCAGCCGCCCATCGCCCAGGAGAAGTCCGGCCTCCTCCGCAAGAACCTGGAGGACATCGAGCTGGGCCTGGGAGAAGCGCAG GTCATCATCGCGCTGTCGAGCCACCTGAGCGCCGTGGAGTCGGAGAAGCAGAAGCTGCGCGCCCAGGTGCGCCGGCTCTGCCAGGAGAACCAGTGGCTGCGGGACGAGCTGGCCGAGACGCAGCACAAGCTGCAGCGCAGCGAGCAGAGCGTCgcccagctggaggaggagaagaagcaCCTGGAGTTCATGAATCAGATCAAGAAGATCGACGACGACGTCTCCATGTCCGAGGAGAAGAGCCAAAGCTccggggggagcggaggcaagggggctggaggaggaggagactcTTCCAAGGACAGCCTGGACGATCTGTTCCCCAACGAGGACGACCAAGGAACAG CCCAGCCCAGCGGGGAGGCAGCAGCCCAGCAGGGGGGCTACGAGGTCCCCAACCGCCTCAGGACGCTGCACAACCTGGTGATCCAGTACGCCTCGCAGGGCCGCTACGAAGTGGCCGTGCCGCTGTGCAAGCAGGCCCTGGAGGACCTGGAGAAGTCGTCGGGACACGACCACCCCGACGTGGCCACCATGCTCAACATCCTGGCCCTGGTGTACag GGACCAAAACAAATACAAGGAAGCCACCCACCTTCTGAACGACGCCCTAGCCATCAGAGAGAAAACCCTGGGCAAGGACCACCCGGCCGTGGCTGCAACCCTCAACAACCTGGCTGTGCTGTTCGGCAAGAGGGGCAAGTACAAGGAGGCCGAGCCACTCTGCAAGAGGGCGCTGGGGATCAGAGAGAAG GTGCTGGGGAGGTCCCATCCGGACGTAGCCAAGCAGCTGAACAACCTGGCCCTGCTGTGCCTGAACCAGGCCAAGTACGACGAGGTGGAGTACTACTACAAGCGGGCCCTGGAGATCTTTGAGTCCAAGCTGGGAGGCGACGACCCCAGCGTGGCTCGCACCAAAAATAACCTG GCCACATGCTACCTGAAGCAGGGCAAGTTCAAAGATGCAGAGACTCTGTACAAAGAGATCCTGACCAGAGCGCACGAGAAGGAGTTTGGATCAGTCAACA ATGACAATAAGCCGATCTGGATGCATGCAGAGGAGAGGGAAGAGAGCAAG AGTAAACAGAAGGACTCTGGACCGTATGTGGAGTACGGCAGCTGGTACAAAGCCTGCAAGGTGGACAG TCCCACTGTGAACACGACCCTGAAAAGCTTGGGGGCGTTGTACCGTCGCCAGGGCAAGCTGGAGGCGGCAGAAACGCTGGAGGAGTGCGCCACCAAGTCCCGCAAACAG GGGTTTGACGCCATTAACCAGAGTAAGGTGGTGGAGCTGCTGAAGGACGGACCAGGGGGAGGGAGCGACAGGCGACACAGCAGGGACGGACCGGGGGGGCGAGGAGACGGCGAGGGCGACGACTCGGCTGAGTGGAACGGG GAAGGTAATGGGTCCCTGCGTCGCAGCGGCTCCTTTGGAAAGATCCGTGACGCGCTGAGGAGGAGCAGCGAGATGCTGGTGAAGAAACTGCAGGGCAGCGGACCTCAGGAGCCCCGTAACCCAGG GATGAAAAGAGCCAGTTCCCTGAACTTCCTGAACAAGAGCGCTGAGGAAACGACACAG GACGCCAACTCCGGCCTCTCGGACAGCAGGGGACTGAGCGCCAGCAACGTGGACCTGACCAGACGCAGCTCCCTGATTGGTTAG